The DNA segment TGGTCATGAAGCATCCGGTCACGGCCTCATCGGAACAGATCACCAAGTTCGCCCATCTGATGGGGCATCCCAACAATCGCCCGATCCAGGAGCTCAACGCGCGCCTGATCGTCGAGTGAGCCGCCAGGAGCGAGAGGTAGACCGCGATCGCTTCCGGCTCTATCGGCTCGCCGTCCAGAATCCGGTCGCCGAGATCGATTTCGTCGACCGGATCTTCCATCAGCGGCATGGACGCCCGGCGCGAGTATTGCGCGAAGACTTCTGCGGCACGGCGGCCGTCTGCGCCGAGTGGGTGCGCCGCCGACCGGACAATCATGCCTGGGGAGTGGATCTCGACCCCGAGGCGCTCGGCTGGGGGCGTACAGACGCTCTCCAGACGCTGAACACCGATGAGCGCGCCCGCGTCACGCTCATCGAAGGCGACGTCCTGAGCGTCGAGACACCCACACCCGAGATCGTCCTGGCGCTGAATTTCAGCTACTGGCTGCTGCACACCCGAACGGCGCTGCTCGCCTACTTCGAGCGC comes from the Allochromatium tepidum genome and includes:
- a CDS encoding class I SAM-dependent methyltransferase, whose amino-acid sequence is MSRQEREVDRDRFRLYRLAVQNPVAEIDFVDRIFHQRHGRPARVLREDFCGTAAVCAEWVRRRPDNHAWGVDLDPEALGWGRTDALQTLNTDERARVTLIEGDVLSVETPTPEIVLALNFSYWLLHTRTALLAYFERVRETLPETGFLVLDAHGGPESLRLGNEARRICDPAGEDFDYVWERADHDPISGRQVCHIHFRFDDGSSLERAFSYDWRLWTLPEIRDLLDAAGFSRVQFYWQGWDAHDEPDGHFVPVERGEPDEAWIAYISAEP